A window of Panthera leo isolate Ple1 chromosome D2, P.leo_Ple1_pat1.1, whole genome shotgun sequence contains these coding sequences:
- the SMNDC1 gene encoding survival of motor neuron-related-splicing factor 30 isoform X1 — MSEDLAKQLASYKAQLQQVEAALSGNGENEDLLKLKKDLQEVIELTKDLLSTQPSETLASSDSFASTQPTHSWKVGDKCMAIWSEDGQCYEAEIEEIDEENGTAAITFAGYGNAEVTPLLNLKPVEEGRKAKEDSGNKPMSKKEMIAQQREYKKKKALKKAQRIKELEQEREDQKVKWQQFNNRAYSKNKKGQVKRSIFASPESVTGKVGVGTCGIADKPMTQYQDTSKYNVRHLMPQ; from the exons ATGTCAGAGGATCTAGCAAAACAGCTGGCAAGCTACAAAGCTCAACTCCAGCAAGTTGAAGCTGCATTGtctggaaatggagaaaatgaagatttgctgaaattaaagaaagatttaCAA gaagttATAGAACTAACCAAAGACCTTCTGTCAACTCAGCCTTCTGAAACTCTTGCAAGTTCAGACAGTTTTGCTTCTACTCAGCCCACTCATTCATGGAAAGTAGGAGACAAGTGTATGGCAATCTGGAGTGAAGATGGACA GTGTTATGAAGCCGAGATTGAGgagatagatgaagaaaatggcaCCGCTGCAATCACCTTTGCTGGCTATGGCAATGCTGAAGTGACTCCACTGTTGAACCTCAAACCtgtagaagaaggaaggaaggcaaaggaGGACAGTGGCAACAAGCCCATGTCAAA aaaagaaatgattgcCCAGCAGCgtgaatataaaaagaagaaagctttgaaaaaagcacagagaataaAAGAACTTGAGCAGGAAAGAGAGGACCAGAAGGTGAAATGGCAACAGTTTAACAATAGAGcctattctaaaaacaaaaaaggccag GTTAAAAGGAGTATTTTTGCTTCACCTGAGAGTGTAACAGGCAAAGTTGGAGTAGGAACTTGTGGAATTGCTGATAAACCTATGACACAATATCAAGATACCTCTAAATACAATGTCAGGCATTTGATGCCTCAATAA
- the SMNDC1 gene encoding survival of motor neuron-related-splicing factor 30 isoform X3, whose product MEVIELTKDLLSTQPSETLASSDSFASTQPTHSWKVGDKCMAIWSEDGQCYEAEIEEIDEENGTAAITFAGYGNAEVTPLLNLKPVEEGRKAKEDSGNKPMSKKEMIAQQREYKKKKALKKAQRIKELEQEREDQKVKWQQFNNRAYSKNKKGQVKRSIFASPESVTGKVGVGTCGIADKPMTQYQDTSKYNVRHLMPQ is encoded by the exons ATG gaagttATAGAACTAACCAAAGACCTTCTGTCAACTCAGCCTTCTGAAACTCTTGCAAGTTCAGACAGTTTTGCTTCTACTCAGCCCACTCATTCATGGAAAGTAGGAGACAAGTGTATGGCAATCTGGAGTGAAGATGGACA GTGTTATGAAGCCGAGATTGAGgagatagatgaagaaaatggcaCCGCTGCAATCACCTTTGCTGGCTATGGCAATGCTGAAGTGACTCCACTGTTGAACCTCAAACCtgtagaagaaggaaggaaggcaaaggaGGACAGTGGCAACAAGCCCATGTCAAA aaaagaaatgattgcCCAGCAGCgtgaatataaaaagaagaaagctttgaaaaaagcacagagaataaAAGAACTTGAGCAGGAAAGAGAGGACCAGAAGGTGAAATGGCAACAGTTTAACAATAGAGcctattctaaaaacaaaaaaggccag GTTAAAAGGAGTATTTTTGCTTCACCTGAGAGTGTAACAGGCAAAGTTGGAGTAGGAACTTGTGGAATTGCTGATAAACCTATGACACAATATCAAGATACCTCTAAATACAATGTCAGGCATTTGATGCCTCAATAA
- the SMNDC1 gene encoding survival of motor neuron-related-splicing factor 30 isoform X2, which translates to MSRSEIMDQLWRAPRCWVTGRRAGRLAVAPLEPFQASRLSLDGNRKHRGGSSETRRVCFMSEDLAKQLASYKAQLQQVEAALSGNGENEDLLKLKKDLQEVIELTKDLLSTQPSETLASSDSFASTQPTHSWKVGDKCMAIWSEDGQCYEAEIEEIDEENGTAAITFAGYGNAEVTPLLNLKPVEEGRKAKEDSGNKPMSK; encoded by the exons ATGTCGAGGTCTGAAATAATGGACCAGTTGTGGCGGGCCCCGAGGTGTTGGGTGACTGGGAGGAGAGCAGGCAGGCTCGCCGTAGCCCCCTTGGAGCCCTTCCAAGCTTCCAGGCTGTCGTTGGACGGGAATCGTAAACACAGAGGAGGATCCTCGGAAACCCGGCGTGTTTGCTTT ATGTCAGAGGATCTAGCAAAACAGCTGGCAAGCTACAAAGCTCAACTCCAGCAAGTTGAAGCTGCATTGtctggaaatggagaaaatgaagatttgctgaaattaaagaaagatttaCAA gaagttATAGAACTAACCAAAGACCTTCTGTCAACTCAGCCTTCTGAAACTCTTGCAAGTTCAGACAGTTTTGCTTCTACTCAGCCCACTCATTCATGGAAAGTAGGAGACAAGTGTATGGCAATCTGGAGTGAAGATGGACA GTGTTATGAAGCCGAGATTGAGgagatagatgaagaaaatggcaCCGCTGCAATCACCTTTGCTGGCTATGGCAATGCTGAAGTGACTCCACTGTTGAACCTCAAACCtgtagaagaaggaaggaaggcaaaggaGGACAGTGGCAACAAGCCCATGTCAAAGTAA
- the LOC122201933 gene encoding protein FAM136A-like: MQCRVTMADLQQLQVQKAVDSAVKSLERENIQKMLMFWYSCCEDSREAMRQVHQCIERCHAPLAQTQLKKFQGCLAQCTMHCSDKAKDSIDAGNRGFQVKWQLETCVTKYVDDHMHLIPTMTEKISYPLGN; this comes from the coding sequence ATGCAGTGCAGGGTCACCATGGCAGACCTGCAGCAGCTCCAGGTGCAGAAGGCAGTAGACTCTGCGGTGAAGAgtctggagagagagaacatccagAAGATGCTCATGTTCTGGTACAGCTGTTGTGAGGATAGTCGGGAGGCCATGCGGCAGGTGCACCAATGCATTGAGCGCTGCCATGCGCCTCTGGCTCAAACCCAGTTGAAGAAATTCCAGGGCTGCCTGGCCCAGTGCACCATGCACTGCAGTGACAAAGCCAAAgattcaatagatgcaggaaataGAGGGTTTCAGGTGAAGTGGCAGCTGGAGACTTGTGTGACCAAGTATGTGGATGACCACATGCACCTCATCCCAACCATGACTGAGAAGATCTCTTATCCACTGGGAAATTGA